The Arabidopsis thaliana chromosome 5, partial sequence genomic interval aagaGTTGTAGAATTCGATGTTAAGTGGCAACGTGATGAGTCGGAAGAATTACAGGAACAAGTCGGCCGTCtaaaagtttatataattaagttatttatatgttattataaaataatgaaCACTAGCTAGTaactaaacatataaataactGAGACTATTTCTATACATCATCTTTAACTACATGTTATTCTATACTGCTATACATCAACTACATCGGTTTAGAAAATGATCAACtagttgaaaaatataattttctgcGAAATAAAACTCTTGAAATATTCTTTGCGAGTTTACCTtacatttacaaaaaaaagataggtTAAACCCACAAATTCAAGTTTAATCCACAAATAGTTTTTATGTTCACGTAAactaaaaattctaaaagCACTGTCTAATTGGtaggaaacaaaatataaaacaatattcttcTAAATTATCTTGCCTTTAAGGGGTATAAAACCTAACTAAAATTATTGAGTACTCAATAACTCAAATGTGCTTGTAACGTTGTAAAACTACATCATAAGTTTTAACCTTAATATATATCGCCAGTGCACTCATTAGTATTAAGGAATCTAAATCTATAgataccaacaaaaaaaacaatagattCATGAAGATTTAAACTGTGTTTGAAGTTAGAACAATAGGTAGATAGAAGAACTCGcttgaaattttagaaataaaatacatgattAAATAAGAAATGTGATATAGATAAAATTGCCTTAAACTTACTTTTTCAAACAAGACATCACTCTAACACTTAAGGATCGATTTTcacaaagtttttttgtttacagaGAAAGttattgatttcaaaattaagCTAAACCAAATATgagtaaatttaaaaacaaagaaaacaaattagatgATTAAAACATCATGTTTAAGGAATTTTTCAGGAAATAGATAAACAATAGAATAGCAATTAATTAGGATTACTAGCACTGTTCTAGAACTCAAATCACAAGAGTATAATCAACCAACTTTCGCATGTATCGATTAACTAAGCCTAGCAATAGGAAGTCCCAACTTTCGTGTGTAAACTCCTAAAACTAGAAACTAGAAAGCATTAAAGAGATCATGTTTGATATGTTCCCAAAATTCCTTATACCAACTTCTCATGTATCTAGTTATTTCTTTCCACCTATGATACTTCAGATAATAGCATCCTTTCGGTTCTTGCCTATTATgctaatatcaagttctagttaggTATTCTAGAACTAGTGAAgaattttatagataaatctTAACAGATTATCAATCTACTGATTCATCTAAATCTCTAATGAGATGAatccctaaacctaacaagagAACTAGTCAAACATGATCATGAATGcacaaaacatatttgaatAAGATTACataaacagagacaaaaaaaatatagtttaagaaaatcttttctttacaggattttgaaatttctgaagaactctctttctttctggtCTCCAAAATCACAATCAATAGATGTAAATAGTTATAACTAACAAATTATGGATGAATAAACCCCCACGTTGTGCGGATGTCGCCTTAGAATGACTTAAAAGTGCTTTTGTTTAGGTTAATCACTTTTAAGAAAGTCATTATTAACTAAATACCCTAAAGATGTGGAAGTTCTTTTGGCCTAGTAGTTAAGGGTTTAAAGGCTTCTCTACCATGTTTGGGGTTTGATTTCTAGAGAGTGTACATTCTTGCAGATTAATGATGCGAGACTAATTCAAAGTTTCGCGCGATCGAAATATTGCAGGTAAAACAGTTCGTTGTGATCTCAAAAGTAAAACTGTCCAATAATGGGTATGATGCAGATAAAAACTATATCTAATTTATAGCACATTATTGAATCAAATATGTGCAAAAAccaataacattttatttgaatCGTGCAAAAAGATTGACttttaattaagattttcCCATTTACTTATACATAttcattgcttcttctttctttacaGCTCATGGCTACTTAATTaacttttctttaaatatgGGATAACGAATGTATCATAATTGGGCCTAATCCAACAAATATAGTTCATGATAACCAAATTCATAATGTCATTCATTTGTTATATAAAtccaacaaatatttgtttctcgGGGACGGCCTATCTAACaagattttattaattgaatTGACTAACTCCATTGGGTAAAGAACCAATTTTGAGACGGTTGACACCTAGAAAGATGATATTTGGTGTAGTATATTGCAAATACAAATATTCATATACAAATTTCTTGCCGCGTCTTCGAATAAAAACTTGCAAACGGATAGGATATTCAAAATCTAACGCGTGGGAAAATTATTGGGGTTGTGGTAGTAGTTAGTTTATTGGGTTTTTGTAGAGTCGTCTCTTTAGACTTATTCATTAGACTTACCAAATCAACGGCTATTTTCTATGCGGAGAATCAATCCCGattatcatttaaaaatcgaaaaatcCTATTAAAAAACTTTCAAAGTGACGACCATTTGCATTTTAAATATTCAAGATTTTAATTCTCACAAGAAACCATCAGCATGACAATTTTGTTACTTAAGACCTTCTTTTGTTACCTACTTAAGACCTTCTTTTGTTACCTACTTAAGACCTTCAAAGTGGCTTTTGTATTGgtcaacaaaaattaacagATAAATTGAATCCATCgacagaaatatatatattttttttttatcataatacTAACGTAaccttaataattatttttattttagtaaaaaaataatttaaatcaaatttttatctatcataaataatttatttttaaaattaaaaaatgcaacaaaattatttgtagcCTTAATAAGtacttcttttgatttttcaaactttttattaaagtaaataaaaggatttgtaaaattatttacaaaccaaaaattcaGCCCATTTCCACGGAACAATAGAAAGATTACaccaatccaaaaaaaaattcttttcaaaattctttAATATCTCCAACCATTAAGAATAAAGCAAGAACCAATacatattttatcatttacaaaagaagaagaagaagaagaagaagaagaagaagaagaagaagaagaagaagaagaagaagaagaagaagaagaagaagaagaagaagaagaagaagaagaagaagaagaagaagaagaagaagacaaatatTCATGTAAGCCCGCAAATATGCATGGCAAGAACTCCAAGAACCCTAGATCCAAATTCATTGTAGCCTACTAGCATTGTTGACTTTAagaaaaacttcaaaaacaaaatcggcAATTTTTTAACATCTAAACAAACTTTATTAATGTGAATTAGAGTATACATGATTATCAATAAGATTACAAATACAATCAATAGTTTGCGTAAcgaaaaaaatgatgaagcaATACGCGCTGCATTCTTATTCAAGTACTTTATCATCTTTACATTTTCGTCAATCTGATATGACTTTCTTGCTTGGGAATCATTATCTTTTTACTGATGAAATACCGGTAATGCAGTTGAAAGTCATAGGCAATGATCCATCTGTTACATCGCAAAACTTTTGGATTGATCGAAACTCTCATATAGAATAAGATGTCATTGGTGTTGGTTGTGTTTAAAACCCATTGTTGTTTGCATGACACAAAAAATCTTCTCATCATTCTCTTCCATAGATAGTTGCTTATTGTCATTATCCAATCATCCCCGAATTGCCTCTTTTTCCATGGTGATTTCCATTTTCTCCAAAACAGATCCGTTTGTACTAGTTGTAAAGACACCAAAACCCAATATCTCcatttatatttgtaaatttgcGAGAACAACACTACATCACACCGAATCATGGGCTTCGGTATGGGGATAACTGCCGAAGGGTGGGAGAGTTAacgattatttttttatttataatgatttatattgcttcaaaattattttcatatgtatttatattatatgcaaaaacaaatattggaGAAGCCCCTAATTACAATTTCGCCTCAAACCCGAGAAACTTGAGCACGACATTGCACCAATCGCCACTGAAAATAGAACTAACCTCGAACGAAGAATCATTGgcagaacaaaacaaaacaaaaaaaaggagaaaaaaaagaaaacgagaCCCCTCTCGCAGTTCCAAAAggtataattaattttggttcttctATTCCCTCAATGAATTAAGaataattttggaaaataccctatttttgaattttcatttaaaaaatatcctatctttttgtcttttttaaaaaactaattttcaatatagaaaataccaaaataggctcatttaaattttttaagaataactaaaatgatattaaacttaaatcagaacaaaacatccataaactaaaatttgatgtaactcactattttaaagatattattatcttaaatatttataaataaaaaattcgtcaaaaattaaaaattaacttaattaagtgataaagtttaaaatatttttaaatattatttcattaaattctaatagaaaaaataaagaaagtcTTTATTTCAGAAAtagttgaaaaataattaagaattcAAATTTCATTCTTATCTCacatatgtttaaaaaaaattcctacaaaacaataaataaataaactttattaagTGATAAACTTTAGaataattttagatattattttgttaaattttaatatctaaaataaataactctTTGTCTCAAAAGTAGTTGAAAACATAATGAGAATTAAGAACtcgaatttattttatttttaagtgttttttctaaattttgttttaatttattatgaaaacatcttttattttagaatcTGTACAAAATTGTattcaaacatattaaaaattataatttttattttaaaaataaagaaaagtgtatttttcaaataaaaactgaTAAAGAGGgtagttttcaaaatctccCATGAATTAACCAAACAGAACTGGTCAACTGGAATTGACCGCACGTCTCATGCGTTTACTATTTCTAATACACATATTTACTTTAAATAATCTTGTCAGAAGTTATGAGGAAACTGCCTTACGATTAAGATAGCTTCTATATAGAGGACATTGGGTTTGAGGCTCCAATAAATCAAACAtggataaaaaagaagaaaccaagcaACCCGACAACATAATCTACGACAAAAATGACTCATCAGTGGCTTCCTTCATCAGCTACCTCATGGCGGGTTTTGGCTGCAGAGGAATCAAGCAGTTTCTCGGAATTTATTTAGTGATTCTCTCTAGAGACTACGCATCTTCCGTGTTGTGCCTAGAGAACCTCGAATTATGCTGTGACGACAAGAAGAGCTATGAGGTGGTTCCGGTGTTCTATGGTGTAAGTCGATCGGACGTGAGGCAACAATCGGGGCCGTTTAGTGATGCGTTCACAAAGCTGGAAAGGTCAAATCCTGCAGATCATGTGACTAAGTGGCGACGCATGTTTGCGAAAATAGCAGAACTAAAAGGCCATGAGTATGATGAAGAATTAAGgtatgtgaaaaaaaaaaaaaaaaaaaaaaaaaaccttcacTGTAATTCTTTTTAACCCCTAATTTGACTTTTGCTTGGGAAATAATTTGTTGTCCAACATAAAAACGTATAGTCGTATAAACTTGGCTCATAACTAATCGATTAttgctggaaaaaaaaatctctttgattacaaaattatttataaaagttttattgtttataaatcaGTAAATGTCACGATGGGACGTTCGAACCAAgcatttataaaatttcataaattataaacataGAGGCCACTAGACCTTTGCCTATAGGATTTCATACTGAATTTAGAAATCTGTGTTTTAttaaagattttgagaaattcGCTTGGGGATTGATTTATTGATCGGTAAACAATATATGCGGACGATTGGGTGACACTAAAAACGCTTTGAACGATTTATctggattgtttttttcaccaaaatgCTCTATATGACATCCATCTAAATTGATAAatcttcaaacattttttcttcttaaactACATTTTGAtgatccaatttttttttttcttactttaataaatgaattaattttttatacgAAAATGTTTTTCagtatttgtattttataaaaaaatgtgttttgtattattgGTACCTTTAGATTTCAAACACTTtctcttacatttttttttaacactttAATCAATCCAGTCGTTATTTTCTCGCAAACACACGATTCCAATTGTTGCATCATTCATCAAATCCCACAATCGCCACTGATaagatatgaaatatttacaaataaataggaaaaaacaatattttagttaaaaaaatttcaatttatcacatataagatattaaaaaaaaaaactgaaaaggaaaaaacaaaacaaaattaaaatctttaaattttcttctttctcttcttcgtgATCCATATATCTTCCTCTCTTTCCACCGTGAAAACTCCATCACCATGAAACTTTCATGCTCTATCACTTTATCATCACCTCAAACAAATCTGGATCTCGATCCATCAATCTCCAACTAGCCAGTAGGAAGCTGGATTGGGAAAAGTCGAATGTCAAATATGATAAAGTGATATAACATGGAGCTTTTCATGGTGATGGAGTTCTTATGgttgaaaatttatatgtgTAAATTCTGAAATACATAGAATAATAACCTTAAAAtaacttctttaattttagCGAAGAATCCGAATTTGTGGAAGAGATCGTGGAAGATGTGTATGAGCTACTTAATCCTACGGAAGAGATTAGGATCCACAGCCGGCAACTGGATATACAAAACTTGTTATGCAAGCAACAATGGGGCCTTCGCACTCTAGGCATTTTAGGTAAGCCTGGCATTGGCAAGACAACACTTGCTAGAGCGGTCTTTCGCAGAATGGTTGGAGGCTATGATGCTTCTCACTTTGTCAAGGATTTCCACACACGATATAGTGAGATGACACTTGAGCCTTTGCCTGCTCATTTCTTGTGTATGACTCAAGTCGAAGAGTTTGACCTAAACAATTCTGGCTCCGAGCAATGCCATCGCCAAAAAAGGGTTTTGATTGTTCTAGATGATGTACGAAATGAGCAAGACGCGATGTCTTTTCTTGGAGAAATTGATCAGTTTGGTCCAGGGAGCTTGATCATCATAACCTCAAGAGATAGACAAGTACTTGAGAAGTGCCATCTCAACGAGATTTATGAGCTTAACGGTCTAAATGGTGAAGATGCTAGGAAGCTATTCACGAGGTGTGCCTTTGGGAAAGATGTGATAGTGAAGAATCTTCCAATGATTGTTATTAAAGGTTTTGAAGGGAACCCGTCTGCTCTTCGCTCATATGCGAATAAATTTAAGGGAAAGACCACAGAAGATTCTATGAGGATCTTGTTTAAGGATGCAGTTTTTAACACAAAGAAGAACACATCTATGTGCATTTACTCCAATATTGTATGTTACACtgtgacatatatattttcttttaagcgTTTGGATCCGAGTTTTGATGATTTCCTAAATCCTAATCATTGGTTTGgatttctcttttgtgttttcaggCTATTCATGAAcataaaagtatatttttgaaCAAGACTGTCTTGCATGCCATACAGAACATTATATTTGATCTGGAGGAGCACCCGGATTTGGATCTTCCTAACCACGTCGCTGAGTCTATCAGTGACCTAAGGAGTCCTTGTGTGCATCATCCATCCGTGCAGGTGCAATCCTTGCCCAAACATTTTCACAGAAGGCAACTTGTTCTACTCCATGGACTTGCTTGTCAATTTTACAAACTTTGGGAAGGATATAAGGTATGGGAAACACCTAGAACACAAAAAGCTTATTACaaattgaaatattattatcaaaacttcaaatgaCAAATAAATAGTATTAGATACGAATTTATGTGCTGCACTAATTAATAagttcttcaaaaaaaatttgtccATATATACAATCAATgaatcaaagataaaaatttcAGGAAAATGCCTTTAATTTGCTTGCTTGGTGACACAAGAAATAGATATATCTGATGTCGACCACTTTCGTTTTATATCAGAGGTTCTCGAGGTTGAGGAAAATCAATCTTGGGCACTGTGAGAAACTAGTTCAAGTTGTGGAACTATCAAACGCATGTTACCTTGAGGAAATCAATCTTCAAGACTGCAAAAACTTGGATACCTTTCCAGACACTGATCAGCTAGAGAATCTCCaatttcttgatctctctaaTTGCAGTGGGAtcaaatattttcaagaaaatgtaaGGACAATTAGAGAACTAAAACTTGAAGGCACTGGGATAAGAGAAATAAGATCTGATACGACGAAGTTCTCTAAATTAGTAAAACAACAAAGTACTACGTACAACTTTGGAATTTGCACAGAGGCATTCGAAATTTCAAGGATTTTGAACTAAAGTTGATAAAGTCTAGttcatggtttttttttaaaaagtgatactaatctttttacttttctaaAAGTAATTTATAGGATCAAACCCTATAAAATGAAATCTGATTTCCGTAACTCGTTTTTAAGTTTCTATTTACCACtgtgtgaaaaaaaaattcaaaattgtttgtatttgtgagtttatatatatatgaatttacCTGTTTTCAATTTGGTCCGATTCTTCTACAGTCTCTCCCTTAGCtctaaaaaaagtttttttttttttggtcaaataatTCTACTCCCTATAATTGTGTAATAACTAATAACCAAACAACAagtcaaaaataaagaatataaCTATTTGAAGTTGGAATGGACGAAAATGTCCATAATATAAAGACTAATCATCGTCTTATCCTTATTTCTTTCTGTACCGTTTTAAGAGAGAAGTCAATGTGCACTTACCTCATGGCATTGATTATCTGTCTTGTAAACTCAGACTACTGCATTGGGAGACATTCCCAATGAGATTCATGCCTTCTAACTTTTGCCCAAAAGATGTTGTTGAACTCACTATGGAGGCTTAGGCTAGCAAGCTTGAGAAGCTGTGGGATGGAGCTCAGGTACGTGTTGCGACTAAAAGTTGCCACTAAACACAGaaattgttgttgatgaaggCATCCGAATATTTATAGTTTGTTTTCTCATGTTGATATTTTAAACAGTTCGATGCATATGTCGAAATCTAGTAAACGCAAGCCAAGCCATGATATTACCAGAAGCCTGGAAACTAACATTAAATACTGATGTCTGTCTTTCTATCTATGTTCAGCCGCTTGGAAGTCTTAAGTGTATGAGTCTACGGGGTTCCTTATACCTGAGAGAAATCCCAGATCCACCAATCTTGAGAGATTAGATCTTAGCGTTTGCTCGAGTTTGATGTTGCTTCCTCCCTCTATTGGGCATCTCCAACAATTGAAGGATTTGAACATGGAAGGTTGTTCATATCTCGAGGTTCTTCCAACTGGCATCAACTTGGTATCTCTTTATTGCCTTAATCTTAATTAATGGATGCTTACAGTTGAGAAGTTTTCCAGAAATTTCAAGAAACATTTCATATCTCTATCTTGATAAAACTGCAATAGAGGAAGTTCCACAATGGATCGAGGATATCTCTGGGCTATCTGACCTTTCGATGAGTGGTTGAAACAAGTTAAAGAAGATCTCTCCAAACATAGCTAAACTAAAACTTCTCGTAGAGATAGATATTTCAGATTGCAGGGCACTGACTGAAGATAGCTGGCAGAACCACCCTGAGGAGATCTCCACTTCTCTCATGAGAGTAGACATGTCTGGTAACAGTTTTGAAAGACTTCCAGACACATGGACTTCCATTCAACCAAAAGATCTTATCCTTGGTAACTGCAAAAATCTCGTGTCACTACCAGAGCTCCCTGCAACGCTCTCTCTGCTAACGGCAAATAATTGTGTATCACTTGAGAGCTTATACGGTTTCTTTAACTTCCTACGGATGGCTCTCCAATTTATGAATGCTTCAAACTGAATCACCAAGCCAGAGAATTCATCCTACATTCAGATTACCTGGTGATGAACTTCCTGCATATTTCACTCATCGAGTTCATGGAAATGTTCTAACCGTCTCTTTACCTCGTATCTCTCTTTCCAAACAAATCTTGAGATATAAAGCTTGCATTGTGGTTGAATCAAGACCTGGGCCTGGTTTGACTTTGGTGTATATTGGCAATTCAGAGGTGGAAAggataataaatattttagttgtaTGACACACACACTATCTTTGATGAATTCCGGATTTGAGTTCTCTCTGGATGGAGTCAATGATCCTCCAGCTGAGTTGAGCTATGGCGATGTGCAGTTTGAGTTTTTATGCCTTGACCACAGGAAGGaaataataaagataaaagaatGCGGCATACAACTCATGGAGGTTTATAGTAGGAAAAGATCTGGAACTGAAGACGGAAACAAGCCTGCAGAGAACGACGAAGAGTTAAGGAGAATCAGGAAGCAAATGCGTGTACGCATGACCAAGCATTGGTAATCCAACAAACAGTTAAAGTGTCTTTGTATCTCTTTTTCAAGGTCACCCCAAAAactattaatgtttttttcttcttcttctgcagatCACATAAAGAGCAGCTCAAGAACCTTCTGGTTAGAATACACAACTTTGAATTTCAAGATTCGGTTCAGTCTAGGGGGAGCGTCTAGCTACTGCGGTATCTTATGGCTGAGATACCACGGCTGACTCTTTAATGCCACTCTTCTGTCAACAGTTTTTTTTGCAGGAGAGATTTCTAGTTTGATCTAGCTATAGCAGAACAATGACAAAAGTGATAGGAAACTAGAAGAGTGAAAGAGCTAATGATTACGGATttacgatgatgatgataaaagtGATAGGAAACTAGAAAATGGTGAAGCTGATTAGCTGAACTGTGTGGACACTGAGCGAAAGTAACTGATCAATGGAGAAATCAATTATGCTTTCTGCTATAAAGAAGAACGTTTTGATGAATttcaatgttttatatttgcTTATACATGACACTAGATGAAAATACTATGAAATATTTCTAGACATGAAGAAAGTATATGGACAAAAGGAGTAGAGACGAGATATTTCAAGTTGCTCTTATACACTGGCCAGCTAACTAGCTTTTTCAAAACACCTGATACTTAACCAAGTGCTCATCGTCGTGTTGGTCATTTTCCTTATGTCTGAAAGGTCCCAGTTACAACTACTGATTACGTGCCCTCTTTTAATCTTCTTGGTCCTTTGATACATCTTCAAGGCTACTGCTTGAGCTGTATCACAAAAGAATTTGTTAGAATCATGGTAAGATGTTTCATCATGCAACATCAGCATCAGCAAGTCAAGATTCGAAATAAATAAGAGATGCATCATGAATAGAGGATCTGGTAATTAGGTTCTCATCATGTGCTTATACTTCAGAGCGGTGTAATTGGATTGTGGTTGAGGCCTTATGAAAGACGAAAATTTTACTTGTTTCTAAAGCAAAACCCTagttatttttggtttcttggtCTCTAGGTTCAGTGTTTAAGAATTCCTAGTTTTTATAAGACAAACAAAGTTAAATTCGAGATGAGAAAAGTTTCAGATTCGCACATCTTCATCTTTCCTCTTTCTTATGTTCAGGATTGCAGCTTCAACACTTCTCCTATACCGACCTCTCTTGAATCGCGGCAGTGGTTCCCGGTGTGAAGAAAAACCTCTTGGATCCATAGCTGAAGCAACTGGCCTCTTTccacttctctctcttttagtAGGAGAACAACTGTTCTTAAACTAGACTTGTATCACCGCTTGCATTAGTAATCACATAGACTCCACAATTCTTTACTTCACAACTATCAGCTAAAACCTCATTCTGGTTTATTGACAGGACGGAATTCAAAATTCAACTAGTTCATCAAAAATGTAAAGGCTATCCCCTTCGCTGGCATCAGAAGGAATTATCGCATCGTAGAAGACACATATGTGAtcctttttaatctttgaaGCTTCCTTAGCAGcccaaaactgaaaaactcTATCTAGCCTATGAGAAAGATCATTCTTCATTTTCCTTATGCAGGTGCATCTAATGCTAAAACCAGCAGCATTGTAGTACTTATCGCGGAATGAAACTACCACTGACATAGCAAAGCCTAAGTaagtcttttattttattttgtttttgtttttgttttttggccTAAGAAAGTCTTTCTCAGGGAAGCAGTTAGTTAGCTGTATCACAACAGAAGAACCTTTTTGCACAGAGGATTTCTGACCCACAGATGCAAGCACATCAGTTGAGGATTTCAGACCCACAGATGCTGATAGCAGTTACTGTGATGAGTTTCTGTTACAgcaagacaaaaataaattagatatgcTGAAGAATGCGagtttatgtttaaatataaacCTGGTGTTGGGTTAGATTACCTGGTGTTGTTCTCTGTTCATGGTTTTAACAATAGCCCGAGCTTTTGCTAAAAATCTTCTGAAGACTTCTGGAGACAGATTAAAACAATTACTAAATGTGCAGTGAAGCCGTTTGAAGCTCCAAGGAATTGACTTCATAGACACGCAACCGTGCACATTCAAATGTACTAGACTTTGGGGAAGCTCTG includes:
- a CDS encoding Disease resistance protein (TIR-NBS-LRR class) (Disease resistance protein (TIR-NBS-LRR class); FUNCTIONS IN: transmembrane receptor activity, ATP binding; INVOLVED IN: signal transduction, apoptosis, defense response, innate immune response; LOCATED IN: intrinsic to membrane; CONTAINS InterPro DOMAIN/s: NB-ARC (InterPro:IPR002182), Leucine-rich repeat (InterPro:IPR001611), Disease resistance protein (InterPro:IPR000767), Toll-Interleukin receptor (InterPro:IPR000157); BEST Arabidopsis thaliana protein match is: Disease resistance protein (TIR-NBS-LRR class) family (TAIR:AT3G51560.1); Has 30201 Blast hits to 17322 proteins in 780 species: Archae - 12; Bacteria - 1396; Metazoa - 17338; Fungi - 3422; Plants - 5037; Viruses - 0; Other Eukaryotes - 2996 (source: NCBI BLink).), which produces MDKKEETKQPDNIIYDKNDSSVASFISYLMAGFGCRGIKQFLGIYLVILSRDYASSVLCLENLELCCDDKKSYEVVPVFYGVSRSDVRQQSGPFSDAFTKLERSNPADHVTKWRRMFAKIAELKGHEYDEELSEESEFVEEIVEDVYELLNPTEEIRIHSRQLDIQNLLCKQQWGLRTLGILGKPGIGKTTLARAVFRRMVGGYDASHFVKDFHTRYSEMTLEPLPAHFLCMTQVEEFDLNNSGSEQCHRQKRVLIVLDDVRNEQDAMSFLGEIDQFGPGSLIIITSRDRQVLEKCHLNEIYELNGLNGEDARKLFTRCAFGKDVIVKNLPMIVIKGFEGNPSALRSYANKFKGKTTEDSMRILFKDAVFNTKKNTSMCIYSNIAIHEHKSIFLNKTVLHAIQNIIFDLEEHPDLDLPNHVAESISDLRSPCVHHPSVQVQSLPKHFHRRQLVLLHGLACQFYKLWEGYKRFSRLRKINLGHCEKLVQVVELSNACYLEEINLQDCKNLDTFPDTDQLENLQFLDLSNCSGIKYFQENASKLEKLWDGAQSTGFLIPERNPRSTNLERLDLSVCSSLMLLPPSIGHLQQLKDLNMEEISRNISYLYLDKTAIEEVPQWIEDISGLSDLSMSDSWQNHPEEISTSLMRVDMSGNSFERLPDTWTSIQPKDLILGNCKNLVSLPELPATLSLLTANNCVSLESLYVHGNVLTVSLPRISLSKQILRYKACIVVESRPGPVNDPPAELSYGDVQFEFLCLDHRKEIIKIKECGIQLMEVYSRKRSGTEDGNKPAENDEELRRIRKQMRVRMTKHW
- a CDS encoding Disease resistance protein (TIR-NBS-LRR class); the encoded protein is MDKKEETKQPDNIIYDKNDSSVASFISYLMAGFGCRGIKQFLGIYLVILSRDYASSVLCLENLELCCDDKKSYEVVPVFYGVSRSDVRQQSGPFSDAFTKLERSNPADHVTKWRRMFAKIAELKGHEYDEELSEESEFVEEIVEDVYELLNPTEEIRIHSRQLDIQNLLCKQQWGLRTLGILGKPGIGKTTLARAVFRRMVGGYDASHFVKDFHTRYSEMTLEPLPAHFLCMTQVEEFDLNNSGSEQCHRQKRVLIVLDDVRNEQDAMSFLGEIDQFGPGSLIIITSRDRQVLEKCHLNEIYELNGLNGEDARKLFTRCAFGKDVIVKNLPMIVIKGFEGNPSALRSYANKFKGKTTEDSMRILFKDAVFNTKKNTSMCIYSNIAIHEHKSIFLNKTVLHAIQNIIFDLEEHPDLDLPNHVAESISDLRSPCVHHPSVQVQSLPKHFHRRQLVLLHGLACQFYKLWEGYKRFSRLRKINLGHCEKLVQVVELSNACYLEEINLQDCKNLDTFPDTDQLENLQFLDLSNCSGIKYFQENASKLEKLWDGAQSTGFLIPERNPRSTNLERLDLSVCSSLMLLPPSIGHLQQLKDLNMEEISRNISYLYLDKTAIEEVPQWIEDISGLSDLSMSDSWQNHPEEISTSLMRVDMSGNSFERLPDTWTSIQPKDLILGNCKNLVSLPELPATLSLLTANNCVSLESLYVHGNVLTVSLPRISLSKQILRYKACIVVESRPGPVNDPPAELSYGDVQFEFLCLDHRKEIIKIKECGIQLMEVYSRKRSGTEDGNKPAENDEELRRIRKQMRVRMTKH